The following proteins are co-located in the Vigna unguiculata cultivar IT97K-499-35 chromosome 9, ASM411807v1, whole genome shotgun sequence genome:
- the LOC114163189 gene encoding phosphatidylinositol 4-kinase gamma 3, protein MACVALRPVREESFNAGGKFTGCFSPLLRDSILIYLTVGGSVIPLRIMKTDSIASVKLRIQTFKGFFVKKQKLVFEGKELARNKSCIRDYGVGDGNILHLVLRLSDLKAITVKTVCGKEFALYVEKSRSVGYVKQQIAKKGQGLVDLKDQELICEGEALEDQRLIEDICKDNDAVIHFLVRISDAKVRTKPVEKDFELSIEASYVHNLVSNLHADQLGPVSVTNEILERNQLSRDYLVEPIIMNSNMKIPPVIHKIIKMTLEGLENGCKPIQSPEGSGGAYLMQDSSGLKYISVFKPIDEEPMAINNPRGLPISEDGEGLKKGTRVGQGALREVAAYILDHPRKGPRSYHNNDEPGFAGVPPTVLVKCLHKGFHNVEDYQNVSGNAKIGSLQMFMRNIGSCEDIGPSAFPVEEVHKISVLDIRLVNADRHAGNILISKDGEDGHTILIPIDHGYCLPESFEDCTFDWLYWPQAKEPYSADTIDYIKSLDAEEDIKLLKFHGWDLPPKCAQILRISTMLLQKGAERGLTPFAIGSIMCRETLKKKSVIEEIVQEAEEAAFPGASEAAFLDLVSVIMDCHLDELFQ, encoded by the exons ATGGCTTGTGTGGCACTTCGTCCTGTGCGTGAAGAATCTTTCAACGCTGGTGGTAAATTCACCGGCTGTTTCAGTCCTCTTTTGAGGGACTCAATTTTGATTTACCTAACTGTTGGTGGATCTGTGATTCCTTTGCGTATTATGAAGACAGATTCAATTGCTTCGGTGAAGCTGAGAATTCAAACCTTCAAAGGATTTTTCGTAAAAAAACAGAAACTGGTTTTTGAAGGGAAGGAGTTGGCTCGTAACAAATCCTGTATCCGTGATTATGGGGTTGGTGATGGGAATATTCTGCACCTGGTGCTGAGGCTTTCTGATCTCAAAGCTATTACAGTTAAGACTGTGTGTGGAAAGGAGTTTGCGCTTTATGTTGAGAAGAGTAGGAGTGTCGGTTATGTAAAGCAGCAGATTGCAAAAAAAGGGCAAGGGTTAGTAGATCTCAAGGATCAAGAACTGATATGTGAGGGTGAGGCACTTGAAGACCAGAGGCTTATTGAGGATATATGTAAGGACAATGATGCTGTAATTCATTTTTTGGTCAGAATATCAGATGCCAAGGTAAGGACTAAACCAGTCGAGAAGGATTTTGAATTATCAATTGAGGCATCGTATGTACACAATCTGGTGTCAAATTTACATGCAGACCAGTTAGGGCCAGTCTCTGTAACAAATGAGATCCTGGAGAGGAATCAATTGTCAAGGGATTATCTTGTGGAGCCAATTATTATGAATTCCAACATGAAAATTCCACCAGTGATTCACAAGATAATTAAGATGACTTTAGAGGGGTTAGAAAATGGCTGTAAACCAATTCAATCTCCAGAGGGATCAGGAGGAGCGTATCTCATGCAAGATTCATCTGGCTTGAAGTATATTTCTGTTTTCAAACCCATTGATGAAGAGCCAATGGCAATTAATAACCCTCGAGGCTTACCTATTTCCGAGGATGGTGAAGGGCTAAAGAAAGGTACACGAGTAGGGCAAGGTGCGTTGAGAGAAGTTGCTGCTTACATTTTGGACCATCCTAGGAAAGGGCCACGCTCATATCATAACAATGATGAACCAGGATTTGCTGGAGTTCCACCCACAGTCTTGGTTAAATGCCTGCATAAAGGATTTCATAATGTTGAAGATTATCAAAATGTTTCAGGTAATGCTAAAATAGGATCGCTTCAGATGTTTATGAGGAATATTGGAAGTTGTGAAGACATAGGTCCTAGTGCTTTTCCAGTGGAAGAGGTACACAAGATCTCTGTACTGGATATCAGGTTGGTCAATGCTGATAGGCATGCTGGCAACATTTTGATTTCCAAGGATGGTGAAGACGGTCATACAATCCTCATTCCAATTGATCATGGCTATTGCTTGCCTGAGAGC TTTGAAGACTGCACTTTTGACTGGTTATACTGGCCACAAGCTAAGGAACCTTACTCTGCAGACACCATTGATTACATAAAATCTCTGGATGCTGAAGAAGatataaaacttttgaaattccATGGATGGGATCTTCCTCCCAAGTGTGCCCAGATACTTCGTATATCAACCATGCTTCTTCAGAAAGGTGCAGAGAGAGGACTCACTCCTTTTGCCATAGGAAGCATCATGTGTAGAGAAACACTGAAGAAAAAATCTGTGATTGAAGAGATTGTGCAGGAAGCTGAGGAAGCTGCATTTCCTGGTGCAAGTGAAGCTGCATTTCTTGATCTCGTTTCAGTGATCATGGATTGTCATTTGGATGAGCTATTCCAGTGA